One Salvia splendens isolate huo1 chromosome 22, SspV2, whole genome shotgun sequence DNA segment encodes these proteins:
- the LOC121787737 gene encoding two-component response regulator ARR5-like — protein sequence MAVEDIGSGCSSSGDQEFHVLAVDDSIIDRKVIERLLKISCCKVTAVDSGSRALQYLGIDGERSSLGFDELKVNLIITDYSMPGMTGYELLKKIKGSTKLRQIPVVIMSSENILARIDRCLEEGAEDFLMKPVQLSDVERLRDFMLRGGEEEREVGRKRKTPDDSCDCRPLRKRPTLLATACSSKFRALEEPVIVHES from the exons ATGGCTGTTGAAGATATCGGGAGCGGTTGCTCGTCAAGCGGTGATCAAGAATTCCATGTTCTCGCGGTGGATGACAGTATTATTGATCGGAAGGTCATCGAGCGGTTGCTCAAGATTTCTTGCTGCAAag TGACTGCTGTGGACAGTGGGAGTAGAGCTCTGCAGTATTTGGGGATAGATGGGGAGAGAAGCTCTCTTGGATTTGAT GAGTTGAAGGTGAATTTGATTATTACAGACTATTCTATGCCTGGAATGACTGGATATGAGCTTCTCAAAAAGATTAAG GGCTCCACCAAGTTGAGGCAAATACCGGTAGTGATCATGTCATCTGAGAACATTTTGGCTCGAATTGATAG GTGTTTGGAAGAAGGTGCCGAGGACTTCTTGATGAAGCCCGTGCAGCTCTCGGATGTGGAGAGATTGAGGGATTTCATGTTGAGAGGAGGGGAGGAGGAGAGGGAGGTTGGGCGCAAGAGGAAGACGCCCGATGATTCTTGCGACTGCCGGCCTCTCAGGAAGCGGCCGACACTGCTCGCGACCGCCTGTTCCTCGAAGTTTAGGGCCCTAGAGGAGCCTGTGATTGTGCATGAAAGTTGA